AAAACTCCCATCACTTGACAGCCCCATCCCCGGCCACAGGCACAAATTACTTTCGCCTGATAAAAGAGCCTCAAAAGACCAGTCGAAGACTTGGCTTTGTGTTTGGGTGTTCTGCCACTGGATTTCAACTTGATTAAGCCATCAAGAAAGTTTTCGCCACGTAGCTTCGGTTATCAAATTATCACCAGATCTTCATCGTTGCAACTGGTCAGCAGTTTTTTGCGAGTATTAGCTTTTGAAATGAAGGCCATCTTAACACGATGCATTTATAATTAACCAtcggtcccttttttttttatgcattaattCATggcacacacaaaaaaaaaaagtctttgttTTTACCCAGGTAtggcagtaaaaaaaatatatatagactaatttttcttttcgtttGCATGTGGCagagtaacaaaaaaaaaaatcattgtgatATTTTCTgacattgttttaaaaaaaaaattgctttaaattaaaaaaaaatttagaaacttATGCATGTTTAAGCATTAactttttagcattttttaaaagagtatataaaaaattattttacttgtattttttgaattttacaacaagtttataaaatctaatgagactttgcaaaattaaaaagccaacatccaatatatatatatatatatacactcaaataaatttattttattgtgttggaGTCATGAATATTATATTCATTGATCTTGGAATTGAGAATATCGTTGATATTTGCTAATGTTAGAATTATAAATATGGATGCTAGAATTAGAAATTATTCGGAACTCTCATATTCATAGAAATTAAAGTTGGGATACTATACCTTTTCTTCAcgtaatatttataaatatcaaagtgaaaatatttgtagttaaatatttattggtgttagaataaaaaatattatagatagaccataaaaatataatacaacaaatttttagtaatttaagacaaaactagtAATACAGCTTATCCCGGGTAAAACGCTTCAGGAGTaataatatctttcattttacGTAATTAGTGTTGTATTATAGAATCTCTGTTAATCAGTTAAGATTTCTAGTGACCGTAATATTATGTGTCAACTCcctaaatcaaatattttcttttttaaaaataaaatgtcagatatttatttttatttaaaatttaaaggttaCCATAATGTTAGGTGTGacaaactcaattaaaaaaagattaacatACTGGGTTGAAGGAAATCTTTTTTACGTATAAATACTTCATCCcttgtgtgtgtgagagagaggacatatatatatatatatatatatatatatatatatatatatatatatatatttcaatttaagaATTTAACATATGTAGTTAAAGGCAAATCTTCAAGTATTATAAATACTTTATCCCATCTAATTTTTAATTCCAAGCATACATCGAAAGATTGACATATATGAATTGACACATATTATAACCAAAATTGTCTAATTTAAAGTGAAAACCtttcttatttctaataaactttatattaaatgaattttgatttgaaatttgtataaacttattattaacatgtactgaattttttaaatatttattaaaaaatagggTAAACTTGTGAATGTTGGgctaatatgtttttgttacgACATTAAGAAACAATATTTAGAAACAATCTTAACTCAAAAAAGTAAGCACATAAAAGATGCCATGAccactagagtttttttttttttttaaaaaaaaagagtccatcaaatatagaaaatgTATATGTCTAGTCTAGTTCATTTCCTTTTGTCATGTTAATTTGATAAAGTTTGACCCATATAAGATTAGAAAGTGGATATTTGTCgaatttcaatattaatagCACTCATTGAGAAATTTTTAAGAGTATAGAAgctcaaataataattaaaaaaaaaggacatacatttaaatagaaaaaaaataaagtatatgcattcaaatagaaaaaaaaaaatatataaagacttGATTAGAAATAAAGTAAAATGGTCACTAGGTGAAAATACCAGCATGTTGACGTATAAATTTAATAACCATATGTCAATTTGGCAtaatctagtaaaaaaattgataataagaaaatttaaaaattaacaccttcaaataataaaattggatgcattcaaataaaaaataaaaaaaatgaaaatgaacaagaacaagaacacttaattaaaaaaaaataacatttgtataatcacatgtttaaataatataacataaaaacttaattaaacaaagTTGGAAATCAACACGAGCAGACCATAAGATTTGGTACATTAAATATTAACTACGTCTACGAACAACATCTCTCACAACATCAATTAGCTGTATTGTTGCAGCCGATACCCCCAACCCTGTTGCAGCTGCCGTGACTGGATCACTAACCAACGTCAATGCCGCCCCCACCGTTACCCCCGCCACGACCCCCGCACTCGTAGTTActcctttcttaattttttctttctggaTTTTCTTCCCTTCAGCCTTCATATATAAGAAAACACCAAGTATTACGTGACTATTAAGTAGagtatttcaaaaaatatataatgttttatttgaatatatttagtATGAGATTAAGGGTCTCTGAATCTCATAACTTTCTAAATTTATCTCAGTATGCAAGAATTTAATCAGTAGGCAACATAAATTCTTGAATATATGTTTTTGGATGATCGTGagtcaaaacaagaaaattaacgtCATGGTGAAgtatttaaagaaagaaagaaattaaaagttccAAAGATCtagaaattatattgaaaaacagAAGGTGTAGAAAAACAAGTGGGAtaaattttaaccagatttttaataataaataaataaataactgagcacaaaataaaaataaaataaaaaaaaaaaaatttatctaagcCTATGCCGGCCTGGACCTCAGCTGGTATGGATTTTCATACATGAACCAAGGAAATTACCTCATATTCGGCTTTCTTATCGGATTtaagattttcaatttcaagttGAAGTTTTTCCTTGACATTGGCTTCTCCAGCAACCCAGCCACTAACCCTTTTTTTAATAGTTGCATCTGATAGAGAGCAGGGTATATATAAAACTATCCCAAGTtttaagagaataaaataaacaaaaaaacagataatattttttttttaccttcacaTCCTTTTTTAAATTCGAGCATGATGGACCGACCACAAGAATCAACAAAAGCTTTAAATCCATCTCCTCGTTTCTCCGTCACCGTCTTTTCCAGCTTAGTCTTGAAGCTTTTCAGTGCAATAGAACGTAGATGTTGCAGCATGGCAGCATAAGCTGGGTATACAGCCTACATAACAGACCAGAAACTTAATCGCTGGCAACCGTGGCTGTCTTAAGTcagaatagaaaaatatttcaggcattattactatattattggttgttttttaaaagtatttttttattttaaaatatattaaaataatttatttaaattttttttaatattagtacattaaaatcattaaaagaaaattattttgaatttttttcaaaatacactcataaaaaaatatttttttaaaaaaaactactgcACTAAAAACAGGACATGAGTAGCACCAAATTACAAAAGCTAATGAAGATGTTCACACATTAAGGCCTTACTTCTAGTGCTTCTGTTTCCAACCGTTGCCGTCTGTCTTTTCTAATTCTTTCTTCATAACCCATCGTCTCCATGTCATATCTATTCAAAAAGCAATATTGTATGGTCCATAAATAATATTAGAGACTCCCCTGAATTATATCCGTTAAAAATAACGAACTTTATTAATAGAATGTGTCATTACAATTAACCAATTAAAAACATACACACACAGAGACaatgaaataattataaaaataaattatattctttaattattcaaaattcttgatttcatcatttgatgtaatacttgatttttttataaatttttttagattaacgtgggtgtttaggccagcttgcgcgtacctcgactaatcatACGGGcctaaagttaatgaccatgtaagcctccaataGCTCTGAGGTTTGTGGAATTCGAACCGGTGATCTTTAAAAAGCAAATCTAAAACCTGAATACTTAAAGTTATATCCCTCAAAGTTGATTTTTGTATAGATAATTGTATTGATTGCATTTCAATccaaaatatactatttttatttgtttcctcGACACGGCTTCTCAAACTTATagtgatttaaataaataataatcttcATGAGTTTCatatctatattaaaaaataatattgaaattttaatggACATTTTACAGGGCTTGGATACAATTTGGCCGAGAGATTCCTAATCAAGTTCAAAAACTTATAGCTTCTTCTTATATTTCGGTAATTGTGAATTAGTTTGAGCTTCAAAAATAACATATTGCATCAAAACATTCTTATTCTTCGTTGGTTCCAACAGATACATGCAGAGTGAATAGCTTTCTAAACGAGAGCAAGATGTAACTTACGGAGAGAGATAGTTTTCCAAAATAGAGCTGAGCTTTTTCCCAAACTCCGATACGGGGCCGGATTTAAGAGCTTTACGCATTGCCAACCAAGTCTgtataaaatcaatttgatattattGAGTGATATAAATTTTACAACAAGGTTGTGCAGTtacatttgaaagaaaaaagaaatacctCATCCAATTTCAAGCGACTGAGCTTCTCCTTGGCAATCTGTTCACATCGAAATGTGGCAACCATCACCTGgcaaacaaaatgaagaaacatATTCACACAAGAAAATCTAATtaaacatgaatattttttgcAAAAGAAGTCAGCATTTAAATAAACCTCCAGAGCAGGAAGATCCAGATCCTTGTTTTCCTTTATGGTTTTCCATATCTGTTCTGCTCGAAGGGAAAACCCCGAAGCAGGTTGGACATCCTTCCTATCACCAACAAGACCTCCCGGAGAGATGGAATCGATGAACCGCTGCCTCAGCAGAGCAACCTGTAAAATACATCACGAAAACAAGCTTAGACTCCTTCTTTAACATCTcgaatttgaaaattaaaccttttaaagttttaattattgTCTAATATATATAGCTTTCACTTGACTTTTTTGTGTTAGATAAAGAAAGGTGACAGAAGAAGACTACATAGAAAACCCAAGAGGATTAGGAGTACAGAGATCCGACAAGCAGAGCAACACgcctatatagtttttttaaaaaaattatttgtaggTACCtcacatatttttcttataatttttcaaaacattaaatatgGTGATAAGCGATTattaaaaatgcaataaaacttaaatatcttaattacaAAACAAGACTTCTATTAGTTATATTACTCTAGTTATAAATTTAATGCTATcattaaacctaaaaaaaagctACTTAAACTTACCTGCTCATTAAACCTCTCCTTCTCGTGTACATAGTTAGGCAAAGCAATGATCTCcaccttaatttcaaaaaaaaaatttgaaaaagatatataaataataaaaacagaaagacaaagctttaattaatatttgtcaaagaactataataataataataataatatcatagaCAAGGAAGATGAAATCAAcccacattaaaataatcaccCAGATTCCATCCAAGAGCCTTGGTTTTAGCAGCTGCAGCCCATATCTGTATAATTTAGAAGAGTAAAGAACATGCATAATTAAGAGGAATCATTTTACGAACTCAATAACAACAATTATCTCACAATGATTAAGGGAGAGTACATGAACAATATCGCACCTGATCAATATCTCGCCTCAAAATATTTTCCAGGCGTGCAAGTGGAGTCTACATGAACACTCAGAAGACACAGATTCACCcgtatatattaatataaaggaCAGATTAACACTCAGAAGAGACAGATTGTGACATTGCGGGTtatgaatttcttttatttttattcaggGAATGGTTTATTAGATgtctattacttttttttagctGGGCTTTATCTGTTTgtgttgaaaaatatatattttttttatataaacggTGTAAATCTATGTTTAGGGATACTACCGGAGTTTGGTCACGGAGAACAAACAGCAGGGTTGTTTTGCGGGCGCCAAATAAACGCGTCATGGCCTGCATGTAAACGGTAGTAATTGGGATATCATTGACCCTTCGGATTCAATATTATAATAGGCCAGCTCAAAGGAAAATGGTTAGAGTACCTCAAAAACTGTTTTCAAAAGGGGTCTGCTGGCAGCATGTTCTCGACCAATGTCATGGCACCACCTGTATACAAAAATCCAACACGAGTTGATTCTTGCCAATGGAAACTGCTAATGTGAATTCGTTGACTTTCCAGCATGTATTGTGGCTGATTGTTCAGCAAAGGAGAGCTTAAACAAAAGTGAGGAACTTATAATAGCTAGCCTGATTGTAATATTCACTTTAATTTCTGCCCCAATTACCAGTATATTAGAAATAAGGATACGAAAATATTGGAAATATTTAAACTCACATGTTTATTATTACAATGTCAGCAATTGCCAGAGCAAATAGAGCACTTCGCTTTTCAAATGTAGTTGTGCCGTCCTGAGAACATCATTAAGTTAATCTTTACTCAAATTAAAACTCCacttaaattaacttaataaagGCTTAATTAAGACTTTTTAATTCATAATGACCACACGTAGCTACTtacctctctctatatataagaATAGACTGTGATTATttcaaaataggaaaaaaaaaaaaaaagcttatatgtcaacaaaaattaaattctttctccgaaataatattaatgacaCCCTCCTACACCATTCCTGTGTATTTCaagcataataataatattaattaatttgtacctGGCCTCTTTCGCTGCTGTCCGATCCCTCCACGTCCATGGCAATTGTGAAAGGCTCAATACCAATACCCTTCCCAATCCAAATGCCTTGGGTTGTTTGACccctgaaaatatatatataagctaaaTTATCTTTCATATCATGGCGCAAAACCAGAATATGCAGTAAGTTAATAGACGAATCCTCCtttctaaaacaaattaaaaacaccAAACCTTCCTTCATATGCATCCATCATCGTGAAATCTGTCCGAAAGAGCTGATTCAAGAGGGTGCTCTTCCCTGTTCACAAAAGAAggcaaattaaacaatttacaTGCTTTCTCTGCATGCTAAGTGTGCGataaacacacatatatatacggTACAGATCACTACAGCAAATATCTAACCAATATTgacacaaaagaaaaagaaaatgtgacTCTTGTTATTAATTGTACATAAGAGAAAAAACGTTGCAAGTAAACCGCTGCTTTGGGGGCCAATAATTGCAACAGCAGCATAGGAGAGACGATGCTGTGCGAGGTTAGTGGTCCTCGTGAAGTTTTCGAGTCCTTCCACGTTTAAGACACCAGCACCGCTAATGAGTTGGAAGCTGCAACAATCTTCCGCCATTGTTATTGTATAACTCAGCCCGACAGCTCTAGACGTGTGTTTAAGGAACAAGAGTTTTACGTACGAGAAGAGAAGGGATGGAAGGGATTTTACAGACAACTCAACTTTAGATTTTCGATTTTGTAAGCGCACACCACCATGTGGAAAAACTGGGACTGTATTAAGATAGACTTGACAGCTAGGACTATAAGGGCTAAGAATTCTGCTGTGTACAGTATTACTAGACAAGTGGCACATAACTTGGACTGGGTTTAAGTGAGGAGAGAACGCCCACTTTGAAAATTCAAGCAAAGTGACCTGTCGATTCGAGGCATCTTGCGAGGAATCCGAACGAGTAGTCTCTCTACTCTGCGTTCGTGTGGATTGGCCTGCCTGTCCAAAACCACTGACTCCAATTTTAATCctacaattaaattttattttttgtttctatagAAGGACTTCAATTTCGATCCTGCCCTATCAAGAAATTGTTCAGATTTTCACCGTGAATCCATTGAAAGTTTAACCGGAGGaggtatttgtttgtttttgtgttttaaatctGAACCCGTGAGTGAATAATTGAGGGCCAGCTGAGGTCACGTTGGGTTCCGCATCTAAATTGGCACGTGTGAATAGAAAAATGTGACTCCGCGACCGAATCCTTCTAAGTCAATTTATATACAAATTTTATAGGTAGTTAAGTTAGCAAATggttataataaattttataggtTGTAATCATGTTGGTTGAagaattcataagaaaaaaaaaaattaagttcgtCACGGGATTTACACTTCAGTCCTCAAATTAACAGTGTCCAatgggatttttatttttttaatctctctaTCTTGACTTGACTTGATCGATTCCTTTTACCAATTAAGCCGTCACGGGTCAGCCCTCAAATATCTGTAGAATTTTAAAGCACAACACTTTGAATCCAACAACTGGCTTTATCAATAGAGGAAGTTAGAGGGTAATGATAGACGGAGTTTGTCCTTCATTGCATTTACTGCTTAAAGGCCTAATTTGGTGTCTTTTCTAAATTTAGGAAGTTACTGGGTAATGATAGACAAATTCATTACATCTAAATTTGTCTCTTGTTTTATACAACAACTGGCTTTAATTTAGTGTCTTTTCTAAATTGGCAACCGTGTGTGAATAAAAGGGTTGGAGAAAATGTACTTGGGAAGAATCTCCGTCCTTGAACAAATTCATTGCATCTAAATTTGTTTATACAACAACTGGCTTTAATTCAGTGTcttttctctttggttttttctGGGTAGATTCTGCCCAAAGACTTGGTTTATTAATCTTCACAATCACAATATTAAAATCCGTTTCGCCAGTTGTTCTTGGGTCAAGGATATAAATAAaccttttgtttggttttttattttaaagaagcTTGGGCTGCCTTGACAGGCCTGTGCGTTTTTTTTCCCTAGGGTTATGTGATGTTTTGGTCTGGGCCCATATATTCTCCTTGGATAAGGCTTATGTGGGCTCTCGCAAATGGGCTGACATTATCATATTATGGGATTGggtctgaataaaaaattatccacAAGTTCAAAATATGGAAAAAGCAATCTGCATTACCAATATGCGTACTTGAATATAACCTCTTGCCATGTGCGTATCTTGCAAAGATGGATCAGGAACTTTTCTGTTCATAAGAGTTATGCTTTTATTACCAAGATACAAAGAAAGTTGGAGATTAATTATTTACcgaaaatatcatattaaaagttTCCTCTTTCCGGTGACGGTAGTGACATCCTCCTTCTACCTCCATTGATTATTACTCTACAATTCCAAATTCGATTCTTTGATGAGAGATTTGCAAGATTACCATTTGTAgaaactgaaaatatttttaccatTAATGTTGATTACCATTTGTAGAAACTGATGATATTTTTACTAGTACGGCttatcaaattacaaacaaactTCTTTCATCAGATTCACCATAACATGTTGCATGGATCGTTGGACACACAATTAATATAAACTGTCCAAGTGTGGATTTGTCATTATTACTGTTGTCACAGCCTCATCACTCCCATGAAAGTCGCAACCCCTGCATTTAACACTGCAGCCGGCCCCGCCACCACAGCCCcagctgcagcagcagcagcaactgcagcaccagcagcagcacctgcagcagcagcaactgcagcagcagcagcagcagcagcagcaccagcaccagcagcagcagcagctgctgcATAGCTTCCAGTTTTCCTGTGACCATCCTGAAGGAAACACAATGTATTACATTTCGAGTGATGCATAAATTTCTAGTCATAAAATCTTTGATCGGCTTAaagttttttcttggtttcGTTGCTTAAGTTTAGAAGTATAGGAGCTTTAATTGGTATATAAATTGAAGATGGCAAATGATAAACCGAGAATGttctaataaattaagtttaaagtttttgtttttgtttttagtaaaaaaaaactttcaaacagaTATTGTGAATGCAATCAAATCACCAAATGAACATGTAATGTGATACCAGAGTAAAATATACCTGGCGGGATCTAGCTCCGGTCACCATAAGCTTTATCTTTTCTATGATATTCATCCACAATGATTTGCAGTCCTCTGGTTTAAGTAGAGTGGTAGCTTCTGGAGAAACCTGCtcatatttgattattatgtGAAACCAGTTTGACACAGAGACGTGTAAAACTAAATGCATTACATTTGCATACCAATAAGCAtgcataaatataaattaacacaCATTCACCAATTGTTACCTCTTCCCATGTATCTGAGGCAAGGGGATCCAGTGTAGCTCCCATGAATGTATTTTGCAAAGATGGATCAGGAACAGTTCTAtccatagtaaaaaaatatgatcagGCATTTCATCGAAGCGCATGGCCGCCATGATTGATAGTATTCTCAAAGAGTACTATTACAAAATAATTGGGAGACATTCAGAGGCAACTCAAAGTTTAACCATTTAAGCATCCCAGCGgccattaattatacaaaatctAGGCAATGTCACCTCTGAGAGCGCgttcctttcaatttcatcatttctgACAACATATCGCAAATAAGTTTTTCCCGGAATTTTGAAGCACTCCACTCACTCTGTTGAATGGCAGCATCTGAAAGAGCACAATATTGAAGGTAACTTACCAAATCTAGGAAAATGAGTTAGTAGATGAAAGATGCTCACCAATCATATGAACACAATTTTTATCATAGAAGGACAAGCTATAAAAGCAACATCTTAAAAAGTTGTCGTCGCTGTGTTTTATTTTGTCCACTGTGTTACTTTGTTCAATGAAGTATCCATTAAACTAGCATTAATCTTCTTGATGCAGACAAGtttataaaaattgaaggtTATGAGCATTCAAGTGAAGATTTGACATTACTAGATGAGGATCTGATACAGATACTATGTAGATGGCCTAACAAATGTTTTCATGGACTAATAAGATAAGTCTAAACATAAGAGGAAGCCTGGTCATGTCAGACTAGGTTAGTATCTTAAAACTGAGATAACGGAAGATTCGACTTGAGTTGGGTTCAAATTTTTCTAAGTGATTCTATAGACCTTTTTATATGAAAAGCTATTCTATCGCTTATTGAACCGTTGACTCTTTTAGAATTAAGCCCAAAAGTTACTATCTGagacaattttgattttttcctaGGATTTTCTggatttatcattattattttggattttgtttcaatttcctttatgttttcaaatatttGGTGACATTAGGTTTCTGATAGATGTAGGTTTTCCTAGCCTTTATAAAGAACATGTAAATTTATTGagaaaacaaactatttttaaagaataaaattacaaatttaagaTTCATATCTATTACCCTTTTCGCTCATTAAAATTTCTGTGCTTGTTGTTCTATTAGCTTCCGCCTGCATCACTTTTAGAGTGAAAATTGTAACAACTTGAGATTTGCATGAGTACAAAAAGCAAGTGGTCAACTAAGAAGAGGAGGTGGAGGAACACATCCTGAGAATGTTGACTACATGTAAACCTTCATTGA
The genomic region above belongs to Populus alba chromosome 12, ASM523922v2, whole genome shotgun sequence and contains:
- the LOC118031194 gene encoding protein ROOT HAIR DEFECTIVE 3 homolog 2-like; the protein is MDRTVPDPSLQNTFMGATLDPLASDTWEEVSPEATTLLKPEDCKSLWMNIIEKIKLMVTGARSRQDGHRKTGSYAAAAAAAGAGAAAAAAAAAVAAAAGAAAGAAVAAAAAAGAVVAGPAAVLNAGVATFMGVMRL
- the LOC118031192 gene encoding protein ROOT HAIR DEFECTIVE 3 homolog 2, translating into MCHLSSNTVHSRILSPYSPSCQVYLNTVPVFPHGGVRLQNRKSKVELSVKSLPSLLFSYVKLLFLKHTSRAVGLSYTITMAEDCCSFQLISGAGVLNVEGLENFTRTTNLAQHRLSYAAVAIIGPQSSGKSTLLNQLFRTDFTMMDAYEGRGQTTQGIWIGKGIGIEPFTIAMDVEGSDSSERGQDGTTTFEKRSALFALAIADIVIINMWCHDIGREHAASRPLLKTVFEAMTRLFGARKTTLLFVLRDQTPTPLARLENILRRDIDQIWAAAAKTKALGWNLGDYFNVEIIALPNYVHEKERFNEQVALLRQRFIDSISPGGLVGDRKDVQPASGFSLRAEQIWKTIKENKDLDLPALEVMVATFRCEQIAKEKLSRLKLDETWLAMRKALKSGPVSEFGKKLSSILENYLSPYDMETMGYEERIRKDRRQRLETEALEAVYPAYAAMLQHLRSIALKSFKTKLEKTVTEKRGDGFKAFVDSCGRSIMLEFKKGCEDATIKKRVSGWVAGEANVKEKLQLEIENLKSDKKAEYEAEGKKIQKEKIKKGVTTSAGVVAGVTVGAALTLVSDPVTAAATGLGVSAATIQLIDVVRDVVRRRS